The Rosa chinensis cultivar Old Blush chromosome 7, RchiOBHm-V2, whole genome shotgun sequence DNA segment AATTGGGAAACCTTTCcactagtaattttttttttttctccctaaGAGACAAGCAGATTATTTGGGAAAAACATGGCTTGAAACCATCCAACAGTGAATGTACCGTGTATTCAAGTTTTAGTGTGGAATTCAACCCCCACAAAAATGAGTGTGTttgcttgtgtgtgtgtgtgtgcgcgcgcttGAGAAAGCTATATACATATCTAATAACCATCAAGTTTTGATTGCTTTGGACACAGGATAGTATAAGTAATAAACATCCAAATTTTAATTGCTTTGATCACAGGATATTATttcaaatatgattttttttctctatctcAAAGAATATAGTTACTCTTGTCCTATTTTTGAACTTTTCTTGCAATTATGTGCAGAAGCATCTGCAACGGAGGATATGTGTGCACATCCTGGGTCATTTGGAGAACTGTGTTTTCTTTGTGGCCAGAGGTTGATTGAGCAGTCTGGTGTGACATTTGGGTACATACTCAAGAGAGGGAAGATTATCAGGCAGAAATTTGTGCACGACTACAAGACTCTGGTGACGTAAGATCCATCATATGATGCTATTATGACATCTGTTGTTTTCCCAATTCAACTGGTTTGGGCTTCAAAGTGGAATGAAAGAGCTTTTATTAGTCGTAAGAAAGCTAAACCAGACCATGAGAACATATGCATGGCTGTAAATTCAAGAAATCATCTGTGCTGATTATGCCTTTGTTATTCACACAAAAAATTCCCTATGTCAGGGAATACTGCAGAAATTTACAGAGAGGTATGATTTGTCTCTGAGTTTGAAATCTCTCCCCCACCACCCCATCAAATGTGATCATCATTCTTTCTCTATAAAATACAGATAGTTAAGGGCTTGGGAGAGACTTTGGTGGGTGCATATCCTGGACGAGCCATGAGCTTCATAACCCAGAAAGCCAATCTAAACTCTCCTATCGTAAGGAAACTTTTAATATATCAAATGACAATATTTGCTTCATTCACAAATCGACATCTCAAGCATGATTATGGCTTTCAGGTTAATTGTTATCCAAGCAAGCCAATATGGCTGTATAGCAAGCAGTCTGTCACATTCAGAGCAGACTCGAATGCTGAGGTTCTGGAAGGATATGCAGGTGCAGGGCTTCATGACAGGTTTGTCCTAAACTTAAATTTTAAATATGAATTAAGTAAAGTGCTAAATCACCTAATTAACCATCTCTGTCCAGATTCATTGtattttgtaattgcttgatcttAGCT contains these protein-coding regions:
- the LOC121050868 gene encoding alpha-glucan water dikinase 2-like, whose translation is MCAHPGSFGELCFLCGQRLIEQSGVTFGYILKRGKIIRQKFVHDYKTLVTEYCRNLQRVKGLGETLVGAYPGRAMSFITQKANLNSPIVNCYPSKPIWLYSKQSVTFRADSNAEVLEGYAGAGLHDSVIMDKEEKIVWDYSSDRMIFDRGFQVSLFSRIADVGKILEGLYGCPQDIEGVVKDGLIYVVQSRPQI